A region from the Mycolicibacterium phlei genome encodes:
- a CDS encoding helix-turn-helix transcriptional regulator: MPAREGGRREDVLAVLRSADASLSIADVADRLSIHPNTARFHLETLVKRGRAEMLPPNRTKPGRPPMMFRATSGMDPDGPRDYRMLAGVLADALTRQRDSRRRAVEAGRAWATASVDTAKASTSGAAVTRLTDLLDGLGFAPEYRPHRGQLGDIALRNCPFLELAASHRDVVCPVHLGLMQEALAAWRAPITVDGLIPFAEPGLCIATLTSREEA, translated from the coding sequence GTGCCCGCCCGCGAGGGAGGACGACGCGAGGACGTGCTCGCGGTGCTGCGGTCCGCCGACGCGTCGCTGAGCATCGCCGACGTCGCCGACCGGCTGTCGATTCACCCGAATACCGCGCGCTTCCACCTGGAGACGCTGGTCAAGCGGGGCCGCGCCGAGATGCTGCCGCCCAACCGCACCAAACCCGGGCGACCCCCGATGATGTTCCGCGCCACCTCGGGGATGGATCCCGACGGACCTCGCGACTACCGCATGCTCGCCGGTGTGCTCGCCGACGCGCTGACCCGTCAGCGTGACTCCCGCCGCCGGGCCGTCGAGGCCGGCCGGGCCTGGGCCACCGCCAGCGTCGACACCGCGAAGGCCTCCACCAGCGGTGCCGCCGTCACCCGGCTCACCGACCTGCTCGACGGGCTCGGGTTCGCCCCCGAGTACCGCCCGCACCGCGGGCAACTCGGCGACATCGCGCTGCGCAACTGCCCGTTCCTCGAACTCGCCGCCAGCCACCGTGATGTCGTCTGCCCCGTCCACCTCGGCCTCATGCAGGAGGCGCTGGCCGCGTGGCGGGCTCCGATCACCGTGGACGGGCTGATCCCGTTCGCCGAACCCGGACTGTGCATCGCCACACTCACGTCGAGGGAGGAAGCATGA
- a CDS encoding ferredoxin, protein MRVSVDRDRCEGNAICVKYAPAVFELDDDDYSVVKLDPVPQAEWENGRKAVAECPRAALTLDE, encoded by the coding sequence ATGCGAGTCAGCGTCGACCGCGACCGGTGCGAGGGCAACGCGATCTGCGTGAAGTACGCGCCCGCGGTGTTCGAACTCGATGACGACGACTACTCCGTCGTGAAACTCGACCCGGTGCCGCAAGCCGAGTGGGAGAACGGCAGAAAGGCCGTCGCCGAGTGTCCGCGTGCGGCCCTCACCCTGGACGAGTAG